The Flavobacterium sp. 140616W15 sequence ATGCAAGGTATAACTGCTTATTTACCTGTTGGTTCTGCTATATTTTTTGTAATTTTAGTACTTTGTGGACTTCACTTTAACCATATATTTGTATGGATGGCAGATGGAGTAACAGATCCTACTAGTCCTAATTATGATGCTATTATTGCTAATAAAGCAGGTTATTTAAATTTTCCTTTCTGGATTATTAGAGCAGCTATATTTTTAATTGGGTGGAATTTGTATAATTATTATACAAGACAAAGATGTTTGGCTCAAGATGAAGCTAATGATGATTTGAACTATAAGAAGAATTTCAAAATGACTGCGGGATTCTTAGTATTCTTTATCGTTTCTGAGTCTATTATGTCTTGGGATTGGATTATGTCTATTGATCCACACTGGTACAGTACTTTGTTTGGATGGTATGTATTTGCTAGTTTCTTTGTAAGTGGTATCACTACAATTGCATTAGTAACTGTATACTTAAAATCTAAAGGGTATTTAGAGTTCGTGAATACAAGTCATATTCATGACCTTGCTAAATTCATGTTTGGTATTAGTGTTTTTTGGACTTATTTATGGTTCTCACAATTCATGTTAATATGGTATGCTAATATACCTGAAGAGGTAACTTATTTTGTAACTAGAATACAACTTTATAATCTTCCTTTCTTTGGAGCGGTTGTTATGAATTTCCTTTTCCCATTATTGATTTTAATCAATACAGATTTCAAGAGAATCAGTTGGGTTATCGTTATGGCAGGAGTTATAATTTTATTAGGACATTATCTTGATTTCTTTAATATGATTATGCCTGGTACGGTAGGGGATAGATGGTTTATTGGTGTTCCAGAAATTGCATCAGTACTTTTCTTCTTAGGATTGTTTATTTTTGTAGTTTTCACTGCATTAACTAAAGCTCCTTTGTTACCAAAAAGAAATCCATTTATAGAAGAAAGTAAACATTTTCATTATTAATATTTAAAGAAATAAACAGATGACAAGTTTGTTGGTAATTATAGTTTTAGTTTTATTAGCTGTAGCATTATGGCAATTGACCAAGATATTTGATCTTACTCAGGTAGGTGCAAATTCGGACGATTCTCAGGTTGCATCTGATAACGATAATAATGTTCAAGGATATTTGATGTTCGGGTTTTTAGCATTCATATATATATTTACTATATATGGATTGATAAAATGGGGGCCATTAGTATTACATACACCAGCTTCTGAGCACGGTAGCTTGGTTGATAGTCTTATGAACATTACTTGGGTTTTAATTTTCGTAGTTCAATTTATTACTCAAGGTTTACTTTATTATTTTTCTTTTAAATATAAAGGAGATAAAGATAAAAAAGCATTATATTTTGCAGATAATAATAGATTAGAGGCACTTTGGAGTGTTATCCCAGCAGTTGTGTTGGCAGGATTAATTCTTTATGGATTGTATGCTTGGAATAATATTATGTTTGTTGATGAAGATGAAGATACAATCGTTATCGAATTATACGCTCAACAGTTTAAATGGACTGCAAGATATGCTGGACCAGATAATGTTTTAGGAAAAGCTAACGTAAGATTAATTGAAGGTGTTAACACATTAGGTGTTGATATGTCTGATCCATATTCACAAGATGATATTGTTGTTTCAGAATTGCATATCCCAAAAGGAAAGAAAGTGCACTTCAAAATGCGTTCTCAAGATGTATTACACTCAGCTTACATGCCTCACTTTAGAGCGCAAATGAACTGTGTTCCTGGAATGGTTACTGAATTTGCTTTTACGCCAGTTTACACTACTTCAGAATATAGAGAGTTACCATACATGGTAGAAAAAGTTGCTCATATTAATTCTATTCGTTCTAAGAAAAGTGTTGATTTAGTAGCAAAAGGTGAAACAGCTTTAGATCCTTATACTTTTGATTATTTGTTACTTTGTAATAAAATTTGTGGTACATCACACTATAACATGCAAATGAAAATTGTAGTTGATACTCCAGAAGATTATAAAAAATGGTTAAGCGATAAAGCAACATTAGCTCAGGATATTAAAGCGGCAGTAGCTCCAGCTCCAACAGAAGGTGCGGCAGGAAGTACTGATACTACTAAAGTAGATACTACTGCTAAAGTAGAAGCTCCTAAAGTAGCTATGAAATAATATTTATTTAAGAAATTTAAAGTATACATATATGTCAGCAGAAGGTCACGATCACGGACAAGATCACGAACACGAACACCACCATAAAGACACATTCATTACTAAATATATCTTTAGTATTGATCACAAAATGATTGCCAAGCAATACCTTATTACGGGTATTATTATGGGGGTAATTGGTATTGCAATGTCCTTGCTTTTTAGAATGCAATTAGCATGGCCTGAAGAGTCTTTCAAAATTTTCAATGTTTTATTAGGAGATAAGTTTGCACCAGACGGGGTTATGACTAATGACGTTTATCTTGCGTTGGTAACCATTCATGGTACCATCATGGTATTCTTCGTTTTAACTGCCGGTTTGAGTGGTACGTTTAGTAACTTATTGATTCCACTTCAAATTGGAGCACGAGATATGGCTTCTGGATTTATGAACATGGTATCTTACTGGTTGTTCTTCTTATCAGCAGTAATAATGTTGTCTTCTTTATTTGTTGAAGCTGGACCTGCTTCTTCTGGATGGACGATTTATCCTCCACTAAGTGCTTTACCACAAGCGATTCCTGGTTCAGGAACTGGTATGACTTTATGGTTGATTTCTATGGCAATATTTATTGCTTCATCATTAATGGGATCTCTAAATTATATCGTTACTGTTATAAATTTAAGAACAAAAGGGATGTCTATGACTAGATTACCTTTAACCATATGGACATTTTTTGTAACTGCAATTATTGGAGTTATTTCATTCCCAGTATTATTATCAGCAGCATTATTGTTGATTTTTGATAGAAGTTTTGGTACTTCATTCTTCTTATCTGATATTTATATCGCTGGAGAAGTTTTACATTACCAAGGTGGTTCACCAGTTTTGTTCGAACACTTATTTTGGTTCTTAGGACACCCTGAGGTATATATTGTTATCTTACCTGCAATGGGACTTGTTTCTGAAATTATGGCTACGAATTCTCGTAAACCAATTTTTGGATACAGAGCGATGATTATGTCAGTTTTGGCAATTGCTTTCCTTTCAACAATCGTTTGGGGTCACCACATGTTCGTTTCAGGGATGAATCCATTTTTAGGATCTGTATTTACATTTACAACTTTATTGATTGCAATTCCTTCTGCTGTAAAAGCGTTCAACTGGATTACAACTTTATGGAAAGGTAACTTACAATTTAATCCTGCAATGTTATTCTCTATCGGAATGGTTTCTACTTTCATCACTGGAGGTTTAACAGGGATCATTTTAGGAGATAGTACTTTAGATATTAACGTTCACGATACTTACTTTGTAATTGCTCACTTTCACTTAGTAATGGGTATCTCTGCACTTTATGGAATGTTTGCTGGTATTTACCACTGGTTCCCTAAAATGTATGGAAGAATGTTAAATAAAAACTTAGGTTATATTCACTTTTGGGTAACTGCAGTTTGTGCTTACGGAGTATTTTTCCCAATGCACTTTATCGGATTAGCAGGTTTACCAAGACGTTATTATACAAATACAAGCTTTCCTTTATTTGACGATTTACAAAATGTAAATGTTTTAATAACTGTATTTGCTTTAGTAGGAGGAGTTTTCCAATTGGTATTCTTGTATAACTTCTTTAGTAGTATTTTCTACGGTAAGAAAGCAGTACAAAACCCATGGAAATCTACAACTTTAGAGTGGACTACACCAGTGGAGCATATTCACGGAAACTGGCCAGGAGAAATTCCTCACGTTTACCGTTGGCCATATGACTACAGTAATCCAAACTATGACGTTGATTTTGTACCTCAAAACGTACCAATGAAAGAAGGAGAAGAAGTTCTTCATCACTAAAAATATTTAAAACCTCTACTCTTAGTAGAGGTTTTTTTTTGTCTTATTTTTTCTTTATCTATCTTTGCTCAATGAATGAGAATTTAGATCCAACTACGAATAGCTATAATCCAGAAGAATTTGATCTTGAGAAAAGATTAAGGCCACTATCATTTGATGATTTTGCAGGTCAGGACCAGGTTTTAGAAAATCTGAAAGTCTTTGTAGCAGCAGCCAACCAACGTAATGAAGCATTAGATCATACACTTTTTCATGGGCCTCCGGGACTAGGGAAAACAACTTTGGCCAATATACTTGCCAATGAGTTAGAGGTTGGAATTAAGATTACATCAGGGCCAGTTTTAGATAAACCAGGAGATTTAGCTGGTTTGCTAACTAATCTTGATGAAAGAGATGTTTTGTTCATAGATGAAATCCACCGATTGAGCCCAATCGTTGAAGAGTATTTGTACTCAGCAATGGAAGATTTTAAAATAGACATCATGATAGAATCCGGGCCAAATGCAAGAACAGTACAAATTAACTTAAATCCTTTTACTTTAATTGGAGCGACAACGCGTTCAGGTTTACTTACAGCCCCAATGCGAGCTCGTTTTGGTATTTCATCACGATTACAATATTATACTACAGAACTTTTAACTACAATTGTAGAAAGAAGTGCTTCTATATTAAAAATGCCAATTTCATTAGATGCTGCAATCGAGATTGCAGGACGTAGTCGTGGAACTCCTCGTATTGCAAATGCTTTGTTGCGACGTGTTCGAGATTTTGCACAAATTAAAGGAAACGGAACAATCGATTTGAGTATTGCTCAATATGCTTTAAAAGCATTAAATGTCGATGCACATGGTTTAGATGAGATGGATAATAAAATTCTTCTTACTATAATTAGCAAGTTCAAAGGAGGGCCAGTTGGATTGTCTACACTTGCAACGGCAGTTTCTGAAAGTAGCGAAACCATCGAAGAGGTA is a genomic window containing:
- a CDS encoding cbb3-type cytochrome c oxidase subunit I, which translates into the protein MSAEGHDHGQDHEHEHHHKDTFITKYIFSIDHKMIAKQYLITGIIMGVIGIAMSLLFRMQLAWPEESFKIFNVLLGDKFAPDGVMTNDVYLALVTIHGTIMVFFVLTAGLSGTFSNLLIPLQIGARDMASGFMNMVSYWLFFLSAVIMLSSLFVEAGPASSGWTIYPPLSALPQAIPGSGTGMTLWLISMAIFIASSLMGSLNYIVTVINLRTKGMSMTRLPLTIWTFFVTAIIGVISFPVLLSAALLLIFDRSFGTSFFLSDIYIAGEVLHYQGGSPVLFEHLFWFLGHPEVYIVILPAMGLVSEIMATNSRKPIFGYRAMIMSVLAIAFLSTIVWGHHMFVSGMNPFLGSVFTFTTLLIAIPSAVKAFNWITTLWKGNLQFNPAMLFSIGMVSTFITGGLTGIILGDSTLDINVHDTYFVIAHFHLVMGISALYGMFAGIYHWFPKMYGRMLNKNLGYIHFWVTAVCAYGVFFPMHFIGLAGLPRRYYTNTSFPLFDDLQNVNVLITVFALVGGVFQLVFLYNFFSSIFYGKKAVQNPWKSTTLEWTTPVEHIHGNWPGEIPHVYRWPYDYSNPNYDVDFVPQNVPMKEGEEVLHH
- a CDS encoding cytochrome c oxidase subunit II; this encodes MTSLLVIIVLVLLAVALWQLTKIFDLTQVGANSDDSQVASDNDNNVQGYLMFGFLAFIYIFTIYGLIKWGPLVLHTPASEHGSLVDSLMNITWVLIFVVQFITQGLLYYFSFKYKGDKDKKALYFADNNRLEALWSVIPAVVLAGLILYGLYAWNNIMFVDEDEDTIVIELYAQQFKWTARYAGPDNVLGKANVRLIEGVNTLGVDMSDPYSQDDIVVSELHIPKGKKVHFKMRSQDVLHSAYMPHFRAQMNCVPGMVTEFAFTPVYTTSEYRELPYMVEKVAHINSIRSKKSVDLVAKGETALDPYTFDYLLLCNKICGTSHYNMQMKIVVDTPEDYKKWLSDKATLAQDIKAAVAPAPTEGAAGSTDTTKVDTTAKVEAPKVAMK
- a CDS encoding quinol:cytochrome C oxidoreductase, with the protein product MYTFSSKLKTFSFILMALGLLGIGYGFLNAPKDIQEVEKILAAESHGGHGEATHATAESAHGAHAVVAHDAAEPAHEAHAEGKKEHAQVSAADEHNKHLNHVLHQLQNKPWSALYVASIFFLLLSMGVLAFYAIQHVAQAGWSPVLFRVMQGITAYLPVGSAIFFVILVLCGLHFNHIFVWMADGVTDPTSPNYDAIIANKAGYLNFPFWIIRAAIFLIGWNLYNYYTRQRCLAQDEANDDLNYKKNFKMTAGFLVFFIVSESIMSWDWIMSIDPHWYSTLFGWYVFASFFVSGITTIALVTVYLKSKGYLEFVNTSHIHDLAKFMFGISVFWTYLWFSQFMLIWYANIPEEVTYFVTRIQLYNLPFFGAVVMNFLFPLLILINTDFKRISWVIVMAGVIILLGHYLDFFNMIMPGTVGDRWFIGVPEIASVLFFLGLFIFVVFTALTKAPLLPKRNPFIEESKHFHY
- the ruvB gene encoding Holliday junction branch migration DNA helicase RuvB, translating into MNENLDPTTNSYNPEEFDLEKRLRPLSFDDFAGQDQVLENLKVFVAAANQRNEALDHTLFHGPPGLGKTTLANILANELEVGIKITSGPVLDKPGDLAGLLTNLDERDVLFIDEIHRLSPIVEEYLYSAMEDFKIDIMIESGPNARTVQINLNPFTLIGATTRSGLLTAPMRARFGISSRLQYYTTELLTTIVERSASILKMPISLDAAIEIAGRSRGTPRIANALLRRVRDFAQIKGNGTIDLSIAQYALKALNVDAHGLDEMDNKILLTIISKFKGGPVGLSTLATAVSESSETIEEVYEPFLIQEGFIMRTPRGREVTDKAYKHLGKINTNIQGGLF